The Oncorhynchus kisutch isolate 150728-3 unplaced genomic scaffold, Okis_V2 scaffold1254, whole genome shotgun sequence genome includes a window with the following:
- the LOC116365476 gene encoding adhesion G protein-coupled receptor B3-like → MKAIRNQLIYIFSTYLLVMFGLTGAQDYWCSTLVKGVIYGSYSVTEMFPKNYTNCTWTLENPDPTKYSIYLKLYKRDLSCSEFSLLAYQFDHYSHEKINELLKNNESIVYLCDSKNMYIFLQYDKNFVQLRRVFPYDYNGLQKTDEDETSVVEFLVLNKASPSQFGCQVLCTWLENCLKSEKGTVESCGIVYTKCTCPQHLGDGESESMLLLNNVVLPLNPQTEGCLTPQIRAGQVCNISAEVKRPAKEGE, encoded by the coding sequence ATGAAGGCTATTCGTAACCAGTTGATTTATATATTTTCCACCTATCTCCTGGTTATGTTTGGATTAACTGGTGCACAAGACTACTGGTGTTCCACTTTGGTCAAGGGGGTCATATATGGATCTTACTCAGTGACTGAGATGTTTCCCAAGAACTACACGAACTGCACATGGACGTTGGAGAACCCTGACCCTACCAAATACAGCATCTACCTTAAACTATACAAACGAGACTTGAGCTGCTCCGAGTTCTCTTTGCTTGCTTATCAATTCGATCACTACTCGCACGAGAAGATCAATGAATTGCTGAAAAACAACGAGTCTATAGTGTACCTGTGTGATTCcaagaatatgtatatatttttgcagTATGACAAGAATTTCGTGCAGCTACGGAGGGTTTTCCCTTACGATTATAACGGGTTGCAGAAGACGGACGAAGACGAGACGTCTGTGGTGGAATTCTTGGTCTTGAACAAGGCGAGCCCCAGTCAATTTGGATGTCAGGTGCTGTGCACGTGGCTGGAAAACTGCCTGAAATCGGAGAAAGGAACTGTGGAATCATGTGGAATAGTGTATACGAAATGCACCTGTCCCCAGCACCTAGGCGACGGAGAATCAGAAAGTATGCTTTTGCTTAACAACGTGGTTTTGCCTTTAAATCCCCAAACGGAGGGATGCCTGACTCCACAAATCCGTGCTGGGCAGGTGTGCAACATCAGTGCAGAGGTTAAACGACCAGCAAAGGAGGGTGAGTAA